In Chitinivibrionia bacterium, one DNA window encodes the following:
- a CDS encoding toprim domain-containing protein yields the protein MSPNEAKNDVKTIVYDESKIQTLDSLEHIRLRSGMYIGRLGDGKHYDDGIYVLLKEIIDNSIDEFIMKHGDKIEIKIDENKVSVRDLGRGIPLGKLIDCVSKINTGAKYNTEVFQFSVGLNGVGTKAVNALSSHFKVASFRDGKFREATFEAGRLKSETEGEQGENATGTYFEFIPDVSVFGEYEFNKEFIEQRLWSYAYLNRGLKLFFNGQKFVSNGGLKDLLNAEVDDERIYDICYFNSKDNKLEFAFTHTEKYGESYFSYVNGQYTSAGGTHESAFKEGILKGIKEYSGKNFDSQDVRDGIVGAISIRLENPIFESQTKNKLGNTNIRGDIVNAVKDALADFLHKNKDTAEILISKIERNEQVRRELSEVKKKAKDIAKKTSISIAGFKDCKYHLNDGAKGENSTIFITEGKSAGGSITSTRDVYLQAMFPLRGKPKNLFACKRTEIYKNEELCNLVKALGIEDSLDNLRYGKIIIATDADVDGFHIRLLIMTFFLNYFEDLVLENRIFILETPLFRVRNKKETRYCYSESERNKAEKEIKDCEITRFKGLGEIDTKEFGQFIGNDMRLTEINVKTIAEVHRLMKFYMGQNTTERRDYIIENLI from the coding sequence ATGTCGCCAAATGAAGCAAAAAACGATGTAAAAACTATTGTTTACGACGAAAGCAAAATCCAAACACTGGATTCGCTTGAACACATTCGTTTGCGTTCGGGAATGTATATCGGACGGCTCGGCGACGGCAAGCATTACGACGACGGTATTTACGTGCTACTGAAAGAAATTATCGACAACTCCATAGACGAATTCATAATGAAGCACGGCGACAAAATCGAAATAAAAATTGACGAAAACAAAGTTTCGGTGCGCGATTTAGGGCGCGGAATTCCGCTTGGAAAGCTTATTGATTGCGTTTCCAAAATAAACACGGGCGCAAAATACAACACCGAAGTTTTCCAGTTTTCGGTGGGGCTCAACGGGGTCGGAACAAAGGCGGTAAACGCGCTTTCGAGCCATTTTAAGGTAGCCTCTTTCAGAGACGGAAAATTCAGGGAAGCGACTTTTGAAGCAGGGCGACTAAAAAGCGAAACAGAGGGCGAGCAAGGCGAAAACGCGACAGGCACGTATTTTGAATTTATCCCCGACGTCTCGGTTTTCGGCGAATACGAATTTAACAAAGAATTTATAGAACAGCGGCTTTGGTCTTACGCATACCTTAATCGCGGGCTAAAACTGTTTTTCAACGGACAAAAATTCGTTTCAAACGGCGGCTTAAAGGATTTGCTCAACGCAGAGGTGGACGACGAGCGAATTTACGATATATGCTATTTCAACTCCAAAGACAACAAATTGGAATTTGCCTTTACGCACACCGAAAAATACGGCGAAAGTTATTTTTCTTACGTAAACGGTCAATATACTTCGGCTGGCGGCACGCACGAGTCGGCGTTCAAAGAGGGAATTCTTAAAGGTATAAAGGAATATTCCGGAAAAAACTTCGATTCGCAGGACGTTCGCGATGGAATAGTCGGCGCAATATCCATCCGCCTCGAAAACCCGATTTTTGAAAGCCAAACCAAAAACAAGCTCGGAAACACCAACATTCGCGGCGATATTGTGAACGCCGTAAAAGACGCGCTTGCCGATTTTTTGCACAAAAACAAAGACACCGCCGAAATTCTGATTTCCAAAATAGAGCGAAACGAACAAGTGCGCCGCGAATTGAGCGAAGTAAAGAAAAAAGCGAAAGATATTGCAAAAAAAACATCCATAAGCATAGCGGGTTTTAAGGACTGCAAATACCATCTTAACGACGGGGCAAAAGGCGAAAACTCCACTATTTTCATAACCGAAGGAAAGTCGGCGGGCGGAAGCATAACATCGACCCGCGACGTTTATTTGCAGGCAATGTTTCCTCTTCGCGGCAAACCGAAAAATCTTTTCGCCTGCAAAAGAACGGAAATTTACAAAAACGAAGAACTCTGCAATCTGGTAAAAGCCTTGGGAATAGAGGACAGTTTAGACAACCTGAGATACGGAAAAATCATAATTGCAACCGACGCCGACGTGGACGGATTTCACATCCGACTTTTAATAATGACGTTTTTTTTGAATTATTTTGAAGATTTGGTATTGGAAAATCGTATATTTATATTAGAAACGCCGCTTTTTCGCGTTCGCAACAAAAAAGAAACGCGATATTGCTATTCCGAAAGCGAGCGAAACAAAGCCGAAAAGGAGATTAAAGACTGCGAAATAACGCGCTTTAAAGGACTTGGCGAAATTGATACCAAGGAATTCGGGCAGTTTATAGGCAACGATATGCGGCTTACGGAGATAAACGTGAAAACAATAGCGGAAGTCCATCGTCTAATGAAGTTCTATATGGGACAAAACACGACGGAAAGACGCGATTATATTATAGAAAACTTAATTTAA